A stretch of Limanda limanda chromosome 7, fLimLim1.1, whole genome shotgun sequence DNA encodes these proteins:
- the ctnnbip1 gene encoding beta-catenin-interacting protein 1 codes for MNREEAPGKSPEDMYVQQKVRVLLMLKKMGSNLTPSEEAFLRNYAGVVHSQMSQLPQHNIDQGAEDVVMAFSRSEAEDRRQ; via the exons ATGAACCGCGAGGAGGCCCCGGGGAAGTCTCCTGAAGACATGTACGTCCAACAGAAAGTGCGGGTCCTGCTCATGCTTAAGAAAATGGGATCAAAT CTCACGCCAAGTGAAGAGGCTTTTCTCCGAAATTACGCAGGTGTGGTCCACAGTCAGATGAGCCAGCTACCACAGCACAACATAGACCAGG GTGCTGAGGACGTGGTTATGGCGTTCTCACGGTCAGAGGCGGAGGATCGGCGACAGTGA